In Deltaproteobacteria bacterium, the genomic window CGCTGAAGCAAATTCTCTAGCTTCGGGGGTTCGGGAGTTTCGGGGGTTCAGCGGGGTTCGGGGTCGGACCAGGGCAACTTATCGAATCCGCTTTTGAAACGGTTTGAACCGAGCCCTTCGACAGGTCTCAGGACAGGCTCCGCGATTGAACGGCTGGAACGGTTTGAATCCAACCATTGTCGGTCGGAAGCCATCGCGGTCGGCAGCTTGAGTTTTGTTAATGGTGCGAAGAGGGAACTCGGATTCAAAGTGGCGCATCGCGAAGTGGCGCGCTGGAAGGGAGCTGTGCGCTTGGTGAAGAAAGCGAAGCTTACGGGCTTAATTTTGGGCGTAAAAGTGAGGCTCTAAGCCTAGAAAACACCCGATTTTAGAACGAAAATCCCGAAGCTACGGCAACTTAGCTTGGTCCGACCCGGCCCCTGACTTGCGACAGCACCAGCATGATCTTGACCAGGACTTGGGCCGAGTCGTGTTGCCCAACGCTTTGGATCGAAAATATCCGAACGCAGGCAAAGAATGGGCATGGCAGTGGGTTTTTCCCGCAACACGAT contains:
- a CDS encoding integron integrase, whose amino-acid sequence is MRQHQHDLDQDLGRVVLPNALDRKYPNAGKEWAWQWVFPATR